The region TTTGAGAGCATCCATCCTTGACCGGCTGGATCAAGGTAAGCGCTTGTCCATACACGACCTCTGTTAGGATTGTGAGCGGCATCTGCTAGATAATAAAAGTTATAATCTATCATATGTAAATTTGGGCCATATTGGGCAGGAGAATCTTTCATAAAAGGATAGAGACGATTTAAATCATCATAAGTATTATAATAAGCTTGTGTAATGATTGGATATATATCTACTATATCTTTCATTAGAGGGTCTATTACTTCGCTACATTTAGTTTTTAGTTTTTCTTTTTCACCTAAGGGGGTTGTGCTAGCATAATAGATAGAACTTCCACCGTTATCGATTGCTTTGTAATATGAACCGTTTTCATGAACAGCAAAGCTTGGTTCGCCATTTGGTAAGACGCATTGTGTAGATTTTGCAAATCTTTCATGGTCGTGTTGCATCATTAAGGCAAGATTAGAAACATCTTGAAGTTGATGCTCAATCTGTTGAGCTTCTCTTTTTGTGATTTCTTGCAAGTTTTTACTTGCTTCCATAAAGAGCATTTCTTGACTTTTTTGGGTAATAAAATAACTTACTCCAAAATAAAGTAGTAAAAGTATAACTTCAATGGTAAATATAGGAATAAGTGAACTTGATAAATAATTTTTATAAATCACTCTGTGTATAGAGTTTGAGTTTTCTGTGAATTTCATCATTAAGCAAATGTCCATTTTAAAAATTTTATACGATATTGTAATACATCATAGTTGCATATGTGTTGCAATTATGAAATTTTTTAAAATGAGAGCTAAGTTTTTTACAAAAGTTTGGTTTTTGAGTAGTTTAGTAGTTAGATATTTTGTCTTAAAGAGTCTTTTTCAACTTCAAAAAGTTCACCATTTTCATCTTCTACAAGAGCTGTAGCTTTTCCATCTTCTGTGAATATAGTTATGATTTTTACTTGAGTATCGTTGTATGTGTAAATATCTGATTCAGAATTATTTCTATGTGGCATATTTTTTCCTTTAAATCTCTATATAAAATATATTTAGTAGCCTATCGTAATAGAACTGCAATAGCGTTAAAATTTGATATACTGTGATGATTTTAAAAGAAAATGTTTCTTAAAGGTTTAAATGTGGATAGTGAAATAGTATATTCTGGAGTAGGTATAGTTATATTTATCATAATCATAATTATGACTATGCGCAGTAATGTTGTAGAAATTGTGCAAAGTAAAGAAGAAAAAAGAGCAGATATCCTAAACGGATACAAGCAAGAACTTCAAGATGCACTAGAACTTCTAGGAGATGATGCCGATGCAAGAGTTGCAAAAAAGAGTGAACTTTTAAAAAAGTTTTCTCATGAGTTGTCTTTAAATATATTTTTTGATAAAGATGAATTAAGAGAGATTATCTTAGAACTATCAAAAGAGTAAAAGAATGTTTTTAAATGAAGAGTGGTTAAAACTTTTGTCATCTCAGATGCAAGAGAGATATTTTAAAAAGTTACAAGAGTTTGTAGATGCAGAGTATGCTTCAAAAACTATATATCCAAAATATGAAAATATTTTTAGAGCTTTTAACTTAATATCTCCACAAAATGTAAAAGTAGTTATTATTGGTCAAGATCCATATCATGGAGAAAAACAAGCTAATGGTCTTGCTTTTTCTGTTTGTGATGAGTGTAAAATTCCACCATCTTTGAGAAATATATTTAGTGAGTTGGTTGATGATATGGGCTGTAAAAATCCAAGCTGTGGAAATCTCACAAAATGGGCAGAGCAGGGTGTTTTACTAATAAATAGCGTTTTAACGGTAGAAAAAGCAAAACCAAATTCTCATAAAGCAAAAGGCTGGGAGAAATTTAGTGACTTTGTTATAAAAAAACTTGCATCTGAGTATGAACACATAGTTTTTGTTTTATGGGGAAATCCCTCGCATAAAAAAGAAAAACTCATAGATGCATCTGGGCATCTAATCTTAAAAGCTCCACACCCTTCGCCTCTTTCTTCATACAGAGGTTTTTTTGGCTCAAAACCATTTTCAAAGTCAAATGAGTACTTAAAATCTTATGGTAAATCTGAGATTAGTTGGTGCTTACCTTAAACTTTGCCATAACAGGTAGATGGTCTGAGTAACCTTTACCTTTATGTTTTTGAATTCTCCCACGAGAAACTTCCCATCTATAAATTTGATTTTTTTTAAAGAGATAACTTTTATCTAAGTTTGTGATGGAGTTGTAAACATAAGAGATGCCATGCTTGTTTAGTAAAGCTTGAGAGATTATGATATTGTCAAGTGCTTCTTTTTGACCTTTATATATATAAGAGTATCTTTTAGCTTTTTGTGTGTCATACCAAAGGTTATAAAAGTTCTCTTTTTCATACTTTACATCTTTTGCTTTTGTGGTTTGCTTTAGGGTTTTTAAAACGTGATTTATTCCCGTTTTTCCATTTGTATCATTATGTTTTCTTATGTTTTTAAATTTTATGTATTCTTCATAGTCGGAGTTAAAATCCCCAAGTAAGATGATATTTTTATCGTGTCCTATTTCAGAAATTCTATCTCTTAAGATTTTAGCTGATCTTATTCGCATACTCTCAGCCCCAGACTTAGCTTTCCAATGATTTACAAACATATAAAAATCATTGCCATCTATGTTGAATTTTGATTCTAAAATATTTCTGTATTTATATGATGAAGTTACTTGTAACTCTTTTGCGTAAACAAAGGGGTATTTGCTTAAAAAAGCAACATTTATAGCTGTGTTTTTTTTATCTGCAATTTTAAAATATTGATAATATAAACCAGATTGTTTTAGTGTAAATCTTAAATCTTTTAGTGCTTGAAGCGAGTGAATTTCTTGAAGTGCTATGATGTCTGCATCTATCTCTTTAATGACTTTTGAGATATTTTGTAGTTTTATCTTATATGTTTTTAAGTTCCAATTTGATTGTGTATTTGGTTTATACTCTTTGTGTTTGTAGCCTTTTTTTTCTAAATCAAAAAGATTTTCTACATTGTAAGTTGCTATTTTTATCATTTTATCTCCAAAGAGTGCAGAAAAAAAAAGCATTAGAAGTAAGAGTGACTTCACTAATTAATGCCGTTTAGTCTTAACAAGTTTTCAGGGTTTGGTTCTCTAAGCATAAGCTCTTTAAAGTACTCATCCATACTTTTAGCTCCACCACCTTTTAAGACTATGTCAAGGTAGCCTTTAGCAGTTTTTGAGTCAAAAATCCCCTCATCTACAACACTAAAAAAAGCATCTGCACTTAAAACTTCTGCCCATTTATAGCTGTAATATCCAGCTGCATAACCACCTGCAAATATATGAGCAAAACCATTTTGAAACTTGTTATACTCAGGAGTTTTTATAAGTGCTGTATCTTCTCTGATGCTATCTAGTAAAGCTTGAACTTCATCACCTTGATAGAGTTTAGTATGAAGTTTAAAGTCAAATATAGAAAACTCTAACTGTCTAAGCATCCCTGAAGCTGATAAAAAGTTTTTAGAGCGAACAAGTTTTTCTATCATCTCATCAGGAATAATTTCGCCTGTTTCATAGTGAGATGCAAAGAGTTTTAAAACATGAGGCTCATAAGCAAAGTTTTCTAAAAACTGTGAAGGAAACTCTACAGCATCCCACTCAACTCCATTTACTCCGCTTACTTCATTTTCATCTACTTCACTTAGAAGATGATGAATAGCGTGACCCATCTCATGAAAAAGAGTTACAACATCATCATGACGAAGAAGTGACTTTTGCTTTTGGCTAGATGCTGGAAAATTACAAACTATAAATGCAGATGCTTTTTGAGTTTCACCATTTTCATCTTTGCAATGAGCTTGCCAGTTGTGCATCCAAGCTCCGCCTCTTTTACTTTTTCTAGCTTCTAAATCAAGATAAATTCTTGACTTTAACTCATCTTCAATGTAGATGTCATAAGAAGTTGCTTTTTCATCCCAAAGTTTTTCATCTACTTTTTTAAATCTCATTCCAAAGAGTTTTCCTAAAAACTCAAACATTCCATTTACAACACTACTTTGCTCAAAATATGGACGATAAATCTCTTCATCTATCTCGTATTTTGCTTTTTTAAGCATCTCACTATAATAAGCACTATCGAAGCTTTGAAGCGGCTTGGATGCCATGGCTTGAACCTCTTTTAGCTCTTCTTTTGCTTGATGTTTAGATTTTGTAACTAAAGTTTGCAAAAATTCATTAACACTTGAAGTGTCTTTAGCCATCTTAGATGCAAGTGAATACTCAGCATAATTTTCAAAACCTAAAATTTTACTCATCTCATTTTTAAGTGAGAGTAGTTCATCTATGATAGCAGCATTTTGTGGTGCTCTTGTGACATAAGCTTTGTATAAATCTTCACGGATTTTTGCATTTTTACCATAGGTCATATATGCAATATATGATGGCATCTGAAGTGTGAACTTATACTTTGTTACTCCATCTTCTTCAAATTTTGCACTCTCTATATCACTCTTAGGTAAGCCCTCTACATCTTTTGCATCTGTGGTTATATACTCATAAGCATTTGTTGCATCTAGTAGGTTTTGAGAGAAGTTGTTTGAGAGTTCACTCTTTTTGATATTAATCTCTTGAAGTCTCTCTTTTGAAGTGGCATCTAAGTGCGCACCGCTTAATTCAAAATGTAAAATATTTAACTCTAAAACTCTGTTTTTCTCAAAGTTTAAAGACTCTTTTTCATTTTTTTGTATCTCTTTGTAAGCCTTGTAAATATCTAAATTTTGAGATAATTTTGTAGAGTACTCAGTGATAATAGGCAGAGAATCTGCATATATTTTTTGTGTCTCATCAGAGTTGTTTACAGAGTTTAGATGCGAGAGTGGAGTAAAGAAAAGTTCAAGTCTCTCTTCTAGCATCTGTAGTGGTTTTACAAAGTTTGCATAAGTTTTATCTTTTGTTTTTAAAAGTTCTTCTATTTTGTCATTATTTGTTTTTAATCTTTTGTTTAAATCATCTATAAAATTATCTAAATCTACTCTAAATTCTAAAAAATTACTCATTATTAATCTTCCTCGTCTCGTTTTAATTTTATTGCGTTAAATTTGTTTATAAGTATCTCATCATACTCATCTGATAGTTTAAAAAGTCTGCCTAGTGCTATTTTGCCCTCATCAAATGTGAGCGATGAATCAACTATAAGATAAGACAAAAAGATACTGTTTTCATTTATGGAAAATTGTAAATAAGTTAATTTTTCATTTTCACTCAAAAGATAATCATAGATTTTTTCAATATTTTCTTGTGGTATTCTACATAGTTTAGAATCGCCTATCAAAATGCCATTTTCATAGTAGTTTATCTCGATTCTTGCACTTCCGCTATCAACTCTCCAAGATGCTTGTGAGCGTCTTGAGAGCGTAACATTCACATCTAAAGATTCTAAAATCTTTTCAAGAAGTTTAGTAGCACCAGTTGGGTTGTAGCCTTTTCTTCTTTGACGTGCTACTTCGAGTTTTGTTCCACACTCTGGGCAGTAGTCGTGCTTAATGTTCTCTTCTTTTATAAGATTTTTGCAAGATGGACATTTGATGATGTTTATGGCATCTATCTTTTTAAAGTTTTCTATAGTTTCTTGAACATAAAAGTAGGGTAGTGCAAAACCTAAATTATTTGAATTTTGAATAATAAAAGTATTTACACCTATAACTTCTCCATGTACATTTAGGAGTGGTCCACCGCTGTTTCCTGGATTTATAGCTGCATCTATTTGAATGTACTCTAAGTCTTCATAAAGTCTTGAAGCTTTGGATACTATTCCCTCTGTTGCAGTATAATTTAGTCCATATGGGTGTCCGATAGCTATAGTTGTATCTCCATTTTTTACGGTTCTTGAGGAGAGTTTTAGAGGATTATGTAAAACTTCAAAGTCAGATTGTATAAAAGCTAAATCATAATCAGGATCATCATAAACAACTTTTGCAATTTTTCTTTTTATCTGTTTAGAACTTATAACAACCTCTTTTAGACCACCTACTACATGGGAGTTTGTGATGATTAAATCATCTATTATAAATCCTGAGCCTGTTCCATAAGGTGTCATAATTTGGATGATATTGTATATGTAAGCATCTAAAAGTTTTTGAGTGTTCATAGTTCCCATCATTTTTAAATCTCCTCAAAATCTAAATGTTTAAGTTGAAGAAGATAACTATTGCTTAACTCATTCATGGATGAGAAATTTATCTTATCTCCAAAAGTCTTTAGTGATTTATAATGCGATTGATGAGGGATTATAGCCTCATCTACTTTTGCAATAATAGCTTTTTTTGCAAAAGAATCTTTTTCTTTATCGTAAAGAGGAGCATAATCAAGTGCTTCAAAAAAATCAGGATTTTGAATCTCTACCAAAGTATGCATAAGTGACTTTATAACTGGATTTAGACCATAATTGTAAAGAATATAAAAGGGAATATATCTATAAATAGTCGGTATGATTTGGTTGTAACGATTACTTTTGTACCAACGTATTTTTATGAGTGATTCACTTATAAAGTTGCTTATCTCTTCTAGTGATGATTTTTCCATAGGATTGAATGTGTATTTTGCACTGTAAAATTTTGTACTAAATACTTCAAAACTCATATCTTGAAGTTTAGTTATGTATTTTTTTAACTCTTCATTTTTGGACTCTGTTGGAACTTGTTCATCACTGAAATATCTTTGTATTTTTTTACTTATTTTTTGATATATCTCACACTTTGGAACTAAGAGGTAGTCTATTTTAAACAAAATATGTAAGTATAAAAATGCCTGCATCCCAGCATTGTCATTTGATGGAAGTGTCAGTATCTTCGCATCTAAGGCTTCTATCCATCTATGCAAAAAATCAAACTTAACCTTTAGCTCTGCATCTTCAAGTTTATTTAGATGCTGAGTATCTTCAAGAGTGATTTGAGGAAATTCAGTTTTAATATACTCTTTGTCAAAGTCTGCATTTAGAGCTATCTCTCTTAGGGGAAAAAAGATTTTTTGCGGAGATGCTGTGATGTTATCATGATAAAGTTTTAGTTTTATATACTCTTTATCACTAAAATAATAAGCATAAGTTAGTTGATAATTACGCTCCAATATATATCTTTTTAGTGCGACTTCTGCATCTGCTGTTTTTATGATAATAGCTTCAGCATAAAGACTTTTTTGTGTAACGCATCCCACAATTTTTGCACTACCTTGATAGATTTCAAATTTTAGTTTGTCATCTTCTATGGTGCTTGTGATGTTTTGGTTTGAAATTTCCCCAGAGTAGTTTTCAATAGACTTAAAAAAGTATTCATAAGCTTTTAAAATATCATGCTTTTCAAAAGCCTCGTAAGACTTGTTGAAAAGTTCTTCTTCATCTGGAGCAATAGTCGCGTTAATGCTCCTTCCAAAAGGATGACGCAGTTGAGTTGTTTTTGTATCAAAAAAGTTAAGCCAGTTCAATTAAATATCCAAATCACTAATGTATTTTTTATAAATGCGATTATATTCAATAGCGTCTTAAATCAAAGAAGTCATAATCTGATTTACGATTATACTAACTTCTTCTATGTTCTTTACCTCTTTTTGAGTGAAAAATTGTATATCATTTTTAATCTCTTGAAATGCTTCTTTTTGATTTTGCATATAGCTTGCAAAAGCATCTTCTGGTAGTTCATTTACTCTTTGAAATTCTAAAACTTGTTCAGTGTAATGAACTACAATGTACTCTATATACTGAAGTATTTGGTGTCTTAAAACTTTTTCATTTTTAGAAGTTATCTCTATGGTATTTAGTGAAGTTATCATCTCCAATACTTTAAATTCATTTACTACAAGATAAAAAAGTACAGCTACATTGTTAAATGAGTGAAAAGAGTTCTCTTTTACCATTATGGCAGCTACTGCAAATTTTAGATAGTCTATGGCACTAAAGAAGAGATTGAACTGATGATTGTCTTCTAAGATAGTTACAACTTTTTCTTCATTCATTTTACTAAGTATTTCAAAAAGATTTGATTTATAATCTAGTATATGGTTCACATCAACTTTGTGTTTGCTGAGGTATTTAAGCATCCATCTTGTACTAAATCCAAGAGTTCTTTCTATATCATCTAAAAGCTTATACTGTTGTTTAACGTCCATTTTAAAATCATTTCTATATATCTCATATCTTATGTTGTTTGCATCAAAGAGTTGATTTGTGATGAGGTAGGATTTTATCTTAAGTAAAAAGCTCTCTTTTCCTCTTTTGTTAAAGTCTGATATAAAAGTCGCACCTTGAAGGTTTATGATATTGTCAGCCATAACAGTAGCTATGATTTCACGACGTAGAGGATGATGAATCACTTCATGCTCATATGCACTAAGAAAAGATTTTGGAAAGTACTTAAAGAGAAATTGTTTAGCAAAAGTTTCATCAATAAGGCTAGAATCTAGTAATAGATTTTTTATAAATATTTTTGAATAAGAGATTATAGAACTTAAAATAGGTCTAACTATAGAACCCTCAGCACATAAAATCTCTCTTATATTTTCATTTTTAGGTATAAGATAATCTACTCTTGAAAAACTTGAGAGATTAGTTTCTAAAACTTCTACACTAGATAAAAAGTCATCACGATAGTTTTTGCTAAGACTTGAATCTCTCGATATTGCAAGTGCTTGATGGTAGTTACTCCACAGAACTAGATTTACA is a window of uncultured Sulfurimonas sp. DNA encoding:
- a CDS encoding trypsin-like peptidase domain-containing protein; protein product: MMGTMNTQKLLDAYIYNIIQIMTPYGTGSGFIIDDLIITNSHVVGGLKEVVISSKQIKRKIAKVVYDDPDYDLAFIQSDFEVLHNPLKLSSRTVKNGDTTIAIGHPYGLNYTATEGIVSKASRLYEDLEYIQIDAAINPGNSGGPLLNVHGEVIGVNTFIIQNSNNLGFALPYFYVQETIENFKKIDAINIIKCPSCKNLIKEENIKHDYCPECGTKLEVARQRRKGYNPTGATKLLEKILESLDVNVTLSRRSQASWRVDSGSARIEINYYENGILIGDSKLCRIPQENIEKIYDYLLSENEKLTYLQFSINENSIFLSYLIVDSSLTFDEGKIALGRLFKLSDEYDEILINKFNAIKLKRDEED
- a CDS encoding uracil-DNA glycosylase, with product MFLNEEWLKLLSSQMQERYFKKLQEFVDAEYASKTIYPKYENIFRAFNLISPQNVKVVIIGQDPYHGEKQANGLAFSVCDECKIPPSLRNIFSELVDDMGCKNPSCGNLTKWAEQGVLLINSVLTVEKAKPNSHKAKGWEKFSDFVIKKLASEYEHIVFVLWGNPSHKKEKLIDASGHLILKAPHPSPLSSYRGFFGSKPFSKSNEYLKSYGKSEISWCLP
- a CDS encoding endonuclease/exonuclease/phosphatase family protein yields the protein MIKIATYNVENLFDLEKKGYKHKEYKPNTQSNWNLKTYKIKLQNISKVIKEIDADIIALQEIHSLQALKDLRFTLKQSGLYYQYFKIADKKNTAINVAFLSKYPFVYAKELQVTSSYKYRNILESKFNIDGNDFYMFVNHWKAKSGAESMRIRSAKILRDRISEIGHDKNIILLGDFNSDYEEYIKFKNIRKHNDTNGKTGINHVLKTLKQTTKAKDVKYEKENFYNLWYDTQKAKRYSYIYKGQKEALDNIIISQALLNKHGISYVYNSITNLDKSYLFKKNQIYRWEVSRGRIQKHKGKGYSDHLPVMAKFKVSTN
- a CDS encoding M3 family metallopeptidase; the encoded protein is MSNFLEFRVDLDNFIDDLNKRLKTNNDKIEELLKTKDKTYANFVKPLQMLEERLELFFTPLSHLNSVNNSDETQKIYADSLPIITEYSTKLSQNLDIYKAYKEIQKNEKESLNFEKNRVLELNILHFELSGAHLDATSKERLQEINIKKSELSNNFSQNLLDATNAYEYITTDAKDVEGLPKSDIESAKFEEDGVTKYKFTLQMPSYIAYMTYGKNAKIREDLYKAYVTRAPQNAAIIDELLSLKNEMSKILGFENYAEYSLASKMAKDTSSVNEFLQTLVTKSKHQAKEELKEVQAMASKPLQSFDSAYYSEMLKKAKYEIDEEIYRPYFEQSSVVNGMFEFLGKLFGMRFKKVDEKLWDEKATSYDIYIEDELKSRIYLDLEARKSKRGGAWMHNWQAHCKDENGETQKASAFIVCNFPASSQKQKSLLRHDDVVTLFHEMGHAIHHLLSEVDENEVSGVNGVEWDAVEFPSQFLENFAYEPHVLKLFASHYETGEIIPDEMIEKLVRSKNFLSASGMLRQLEFSIFDFKLHTKLYQGDEVQALLDSIREDTALIKTPEYNKFQNGFAHIFAGGYAAGYYSYKWAEVLSADAFFSVVDEGIFDSKTAKGYLDIVLKGGGAKSMDEYFKELMLREPNPENLLRLNGIN